The sequence below is a genomic window from Glycine max cultivar Williams 82 chromosome 20, Glycine_max_v4.0, whole genome shotgun sequence.
tgtatatgcTTGTAGGGGAGAGAGGATTGACGATTGAGGGGAAGTTCATAAAGTTCACAGGCATAGGAGTATACTTGGAGGATAAGGCGGTGCCATCACTCGCCGCTAAGTGGAAGGGTAAAACTTCAGAGGAGTTAGTTCACACCCTCCACTTCTACAGGGATATCATTTCAGGTAAACCTACCTACCTACTTTCTCCATCTcttcctttttactttttcttaacATAACAAAATCAATAGAATTTTACTTCAGTATTTAATGTCAATTTTAAATGTTCATCTTTATTGtatgaaactttaattttagTTGGATAATAACAGTAAACCAAGTAATTAAAGAATTGTATTTAAGTATTGttccaaaatatataattaacatttttatttatttcaaaaactatttttctctttttcttgatggataaatatataaaatatttaaggatTGAATACAtataagaacattattaaaaaagacaataaatgatattatttttttcttttaaaaaataaactgatgAAGTATTCCATACAGCAAAAGGCATGctgattattataatattatagacATATATAGTAACATGCCATGTCCACTCCGACACTATGTGATAGTGAGTGAATTAGGATCCATTTGAtttaaaggaataaaagaggcgtgaaaatgaattaatttgagataaaagaaatataaaatatttcaattaagatAGTATAGAGATGTAAGACACACGCTAATATCTAAAACTTTAATCTCAAATAcacttaattataaataaaccaAATTGCCTTAATGTTTGGTGAAGTGATTCATTTGTACGTAAGGTTGGACCTATAGGAAAAGATAGCATATAACATggctaaaaattaataataaatttgtgggttttattctttatttgctttattttagcttttataaattttaaaaattctaaaaataattgtatCATTATCTATTGACATGTGACGTGTATTTAGATAAAACATTATATATCCTTAtcatgttattaatattaaatatttatggaTTTTATCAATAACTAAATTTCGTTGAGAGACTGAATGATtatctttagtaaaaaaatttacttttaatcatatttttttattataagactCGAATTCGAAACTTTATTTAAAGAGATCGAATCCAATATCATGAACCAACAATGGCTTATTATTTACATATAATTCATATGAGAATGATGGTTAAGATAACATGTTTAAATATATGTTACGTCAgaattaaatgattaatatagatcattaaaaaaataaatctatgaagatgaaaaattaaCAATGGGAAGTTGTCTTGTTGTAAATTTTGTTAGGGCCGTTTGAAAAGCTAATTAGAGGGTCGAAGATTCTGCCATTGGCTGGCGCTGAATACTCAAAGAAGGTGATGGAAAACTGCGTGGCACACATGAAGTCTGTTGGGACTTACGGTGATGCTGAAGCCGCAGCCATTGAAAAGTTTGCTGAAGCCTTCAAGAATGTGAATTTTGCACCTGGTGCCTCTGTTTTCTACAGACAATCACCTGATGGAATCTTGGGGGTCAGTTGCTTGTTTTagttaatgaaattaatatgtTTGCCTTGTCCTGTTCcactaatataaattaatgtgCGTGCGTGTGTGTCTTACAGCTTAGTTTCTCTGAAGATGCAACAATACCAGAAAAGGAGGCTGCAGTGATAGAGAACAAGGCTGTATCAGCGGCGGTCTTGGAGACCATGATTGGTGAACATGCTGTTTCCCCTGACTTAAAACGCAGTTTGGCTTCTCGATTGCCTGCGGTATTGAGCCACGGCATTATAGTCTGAGAAATGAGAAGGATCAACTTTACCTTTTTCAAATATTCTtgtttttctcctttctttcttgTCGCTTGTCATGTATTTCTActgttttattaaataataaaattgagttctgttagagttggtgaaacgaacataattttttcttctaaattgatgaatgagaataaaatttaaattagtattcaaaaaatatatatataaggtattttataatttttgaatgTAAAGTTGTAATTGAAGTCATAAATTTGTTTAGACTTTGTATTCAAAAGTCCTAGAGTATCTGATATTTTTTTGGTACCAATCTAAATTTTAtctcagaaaaaaaattacaccgtTATAatcatttatcataaaaaatttatcgtTTATAATAGTTTGTTCTAATAAATATGTACCCTATTTGTACCAGGATAACAATTGATATAAGAGAAATAAGATGCATGCCgaaaaaaacagagaaataagaaaaatgtcCGAAAGGAAATTTATGCAAAATGCTTGAAAAGGTTTTGGCATAAAGTAAAACTGATAAAAAAGCATTTGaactttttgagaaaaaaaaaaggagtcaTGAATCTATCTTTTcgatttctcatttatttatcgAAAaggaattaatttgttttaaattaattaaacttattttaagtataaatataaatgttttaaaaaaattgataaatttcacatttaaaatttatattatttacctcatttttatttttaaaaaagcactaattttataagaactaaaaataataattttgattaaatcaaataaacttttttatagaGAGCAATATCAAATCTCGCTTATTTTATAACGAATACAAActtaaacataaaatcaatttcacaacCTAAATCTAAAACAAATTGCTTTTTGTAAGGTAAAAaccaagaaaattattaaactttgattaaaaaaatcaccaagAAGGTGAATTAACAATCATGGAGTTATCTCAGTTTAATAGTAATATCAAATTCGAGTATTGattatacaattttattaaattctcgaaaaaaaatattatacataataattttacttaACTAGATCATCACAATTATCTCAGatgaaaaaatacatataattttttaaaatgttatatattatagttaggatcaacatttaacattcaaagttaattttttaaggtGAAATCAACATGCAgttagtagtattttttttgttgggaaaaatgtaaattatattaaactcaaaatgatacaacaataaacaGGGCATAAAATCAAAAGTCTTCCCAATACAAGAAGACTTATATCAAGatgttaaaacaaatgcaacaggtgcgtttgtctatacataagaaacttaatcttgctaataacctctattacagaaaattgataatcttcaaaaatcagcttgttcctagacagcTAGATGCAGTGGATTGTAATTGCTATAATTAGACGACAacgtaatttttcttgaatacCTGATGTGAATCTGCCCCTAATTAAATAGTCAGTAATGCGTTGTAAAGAAGTGAAACGCCTACGGAAAGGAGTCAAATCACGAATATGAGCCCAAACTTGAAGATatttcctgcaagaaaagaacaaacgAGCATTTGACTCAGtctcatttgaacataaagggcagagggaacccttgttaaaaaaagcaactttgtcaagagtaagcagccagttccttttagcaagccacaaaatgaaagacatcttaggagggattgctgggttccatataacagaacaccaactaacagtaggcccgacacctctaatgtattcatagactttACCAACAAGCAATTGTTTATTGGTTCTCCAAGATTGAATCCTCTTTTTGGCCTCTTCCGTACTTAGCTCTTTGGAGATAATAAAGTtccttatttgaatgattttcttcatcaaaactgaatctgattaagaagtattgtaattccacacatcgctccctctgaaatagtaatggtgaacccaccgaacccatagagaatctttcttacaatGAAAGACCCACAGGGGAAAGAAGCGCAAGGTTCTAGTCCTTAAGATTAAAAAGGCCTAAACCTACTTCTTTTTTCGGAGAACAAACTACTGACCAAGCAACCAAGGGCTTGTTTTTGCCAATATCCACTTTGCCCCACAGAAAATTACGGCACGAAGCGTTGATCTGATCTAGAACAGATTGCGGTAAAGGAAAAATTCTCATCCAGAAATTCATAGTTCCGTGAATAACTACTCTGATCAACTCTAACATACCTGCATAAAATAAAGACTTCTTGCTTCATCCCTGAATCAGGTCAATAATCTTGAAAAGCAAAGGAGCATAATGACATACATTTAATCTAGATGATAAAAGGGGAGCACCTAAGTATCTAAAAGGGAAGTCACCCAAGCTAAATCCAGTAAACTGCTGAATATGAGAAAACTCATAAGACCTAATACCAACTGAGTATATGATAGATTTATGAGAACTAATGGAAAATCCTGAAACCCTACAAATTATTCACCTACccaaaacaatatttaaaaggaaaatactATAACGTGATCCGTGAGTGATCCGTGAGTCTTGccattttaaatcattttaagaaAGACAAATGGTCAACGTTGGTGTTCGTGCGTgccatattatattttttttaataaaatgttattgCAAGCTCAAGTGTGACCTGGCTCCTATAACAGTTGAAATGCCTTCTTTATAAACCATCttacttcttcatcctcttcaacaaattaaaacaaaacagtCTCCATTTGACACAGTCCTAGTGGTGTACTACTTATTATGGCCACACCAGCATCCATCACTAATGTCACTGTGGAGTTCCTTCAATTCCCCGCACTGGTGACACCTCCTGGCTCTACCAAATCCTATTTCCTTGGCGGCGCAGGTTCTTAAATACTTTCATTATCCTTTGTTACTATCCTTAAATTATttgcatgcatatttggaaaaaaaaaatatgtctaccttatttttttaatataaaggtTACCATCTAAGCTAAAAATTTTCGATGCTTTTGCTAAGTACTGAAACTTGCAAGTTTTAAGAGCGTTGCTGGAGACACAAATTTGAGTatagaatgaaaaaataaaacttgtaaAAAGGATTCATATGCATATGTTTATTATgctgtagtttttttttttcttttacttaaaCAATTTACTTTTGTAGGGGTGAGAGGGTTGAATATTCAAGAAGAATTTGTGAAGTTCACGGGAATAGGTGTTTATTTGGAAGACAAGGCCGTGTCATCACTCGCTGCCAAATGGAAGGGCAAGAGTGCAGCTGAATTGCTCGACTCCCTTGACTTCTACAGAGATATCATCAAAGGTACTAagcttttataaaattaacacgTTTCCACACCTTAAACCTAATTATAACTTCTAGTACTAATTATTACATGATAAATAAGTTTATATTAGCTTTCTTACTCTAATCTAATGGACTTTTTGCATGAGTAATTAATGTGGCTGTCATTTTCTAAGCATAGAATATGGTATCTCCTTTTactatgaaaattatatattggttggaatttaaataatttctttgCATGCCTTGAAGATCTGATAACTTAGACAGCTggattttgtcttttttttttataatgggaTTTTGTCTTGTATAgctaaaattcaattaaaaaaaaacaacatttttctttaGGATACTTAGACAACTACTAATATTGTTTGATACATTCAATTCTGGGTATAAACTCAACTCAATTATTATATACTTCGGATCGaaattctttctctctcttctttcttatatttctttaatcaaGTGGTAACTATTCAATATGTTGTCGTTTTCCcctcataataaattaaaacttttcttagttgttaatttcttttatagttGAGGTAACAGggaaaaataagaatatgaaCAAGAAAATTTGAATCCCAATTTCAACCACTATTTTCTTGTGGCTGTAGGCGTACTATTCAATTGTTGCCACTTTCATTCAATATTGTTCAATGAAATATGACTGTGTTTATTAATTAGGCCCCTTTGAGAAGTTAATTCGAGGGTCAAAGTTAAGAACATTGGATGGTCGTGAATACGTAAGGAAGGTATCAGAGAACTGTGTGGCACATATGCAATCTGTTGGGACTTACAGTGATGAGGAGGAAAAAGCTATTGAGGAATTTAGAAATGCTTTCAAGGATCAAAATTTCCCACCAGGCTCCACTGTTTTCTACAAACAATCACCCACTGGAACATTGGGGGTTAGTATAATCACCAATTGCATCTGAAATTGAAGACTAGGAAGCTGCACTgcacatatattatatatagtttaattttCTCCGTGGCAgcatgttttatatattttcacaaGTTTGATTAATTTTGTACAAATGCAGCTTAGTTTCTCGAAAGATGAGACAATACCAGAACATGAGCATGCAGTGATAGACAACAAGCCACTTTCGGAGGCAGTGCTGGAGACTATGATCGGAGAGATTCCTGTTTCCCCTGCTTTGAAAGAGAGTTTGGCTACAAGGTTTCATCAGTTCTTCAAAGAGTTAGAGGCCAATCCCAACATTGAAAACTGAGAGTTGCAGCAGTTGCCAACTATCTTTAGAAGACCTtggaaacaagaagaagaacaGCAAAAATTTGAAGAGACATCTAAATAATGTAACCCCCCCCTCCCCGCAGTTATGTGTGCACTTTGGTGGATTTGTACCCCATTTAATAAACGAGCAAACCAGTTATTGCTAATCATTTTAGTGTGCGTTACTTATCAAAATAAGAGAAGAtgtttgcataaaaaaaaattaaaattaagatgatCGTATTTAAATATAAGCTGTAGCCATTTCAATTAGAGGGTCAAAACTTACTCATTTTTCCATTCCCAATCCTACTGATCAGATTAGCATCTAAATAATTCCAACCACTGGAGATGCATTTCCAAAAGTTTGAAGCATTGTGTTTTGGAGAGACAATTGGTTTACCAGAGGAATCACACTTATATTTGGATTTGATGATGGTCTAGAGATTAAGTTTCAGGCAGCCTTCGTAAGCATGGCAAAATTGGTATCTCTAGcttttcttttcaatcctaGACCACCAGCACACTTGATCCCATGAGAGTGGGTGCAGGTAGTGTTTTACCATTAGGTTGATCCACCCAAAGAAAAGAGGGGCACTGTTTATCCAAATAATCACAAAGAGCCTTTGGAATATATGAACCTGCTAGAGTAGGTTAAGGTGCCTGTTTGTATTTACGTTTGTTTCAAAATTATCGTTGCAAGTCAATTTTATCGATTTCCATTCAAACACACCAATTGACATTTTCTTAACTTGTTGTAACGGGGTGTCAAGCTAAGgtgacttattttttttaaaaaaagaaaaactaatttgTGGTAGGTTAAGTCTAGGGACCACTTTTCCCCTGCTTCCcgtgttcttttttcttttccccgaTGAAAATGTATAAGCGTAAATGTCAAACGAATGAGAAATaagatttaataataaaataaaaacaagtacCCATGAAAATGACCAAGACCTTAGTCATGCCATgtgcttatttattattttatattattttcatgcaCACTTGATGGAGCGTGTTTGATTAATTCTAAAATAAGCAAACAGTTAAGTAATGTAATTAGTTGCTTCAATTCCCAACGAAAAATCAAATACAGCAGTTCAGTACTTAGACATGGACAGTAAGAACAACACAATAATGTTGCTAGAAGTTTAGCACTTAGAAAAACTGTAATTTGCCCTTTATTTATTAGTAGCACAGTACTGAAAGTCACAGCAGAGTGGTAAGGGATTTTGATCTTGGGTTGATGATATAATGAGTTCACTTATGAGATTGAGGGTCACAAACCCCAGGCTCTTTGAATAAGTGAGATAATCTGGAGGCCAAACTCTGTTTTGCTGCAGGGGAAACGCCATTCTTACCTATCATTGACTCCAACACAGCCTCTGAGAGTAGTTTATTCTCTATAACAGCACTCGTAACTTCTGGAATGGTTTCATCACCAGAGAAACTTATCTGTTTTCATTACATTtacatgtattaaaaaattgaaacaaaaaagtaCTAGTTTTATTAGAATAGAATAAACATGGCATATGATGCATGAGTAAGACTAACCGTTAATGATCCATTGGGTGAGACAGTGAAAAGGATAGAGGAGCCTGGTGGGAATGTTAGGTCTTTGAAAACAGAAAGAAACTTGTCTATTGCTTCGGCTTCTGAATCTGTATAAATCCCAAGAGACCTCCAAATGGCCACACAATTTTCTGCCACTTTCTCTGAGTATTGCTGCCCCGTCAAGGGTTTGATCATTGTCACCTGCATAAATTTCTCGAATGGACCTGCATGCATGTTACAATCTCAATCtcaaaacattgtttttttatatatatagttttacaTCAATAACAAAACTCAATTCAACATCTTTAGTTAAACTAAAACAACCCTCACGAAAGTTAATGCATATGCTGGTGGTACATAATGTGACATATGATGCGGAAAAAGTGGTGAGTTAGTTATTTAGTTACCTGTAACGATATCTGAGAAGAATTGGTCGGATTCCGTTAACTGGTGAGTAGACTTGGTTTTCCACTTAACGGAGAGGAAGGAAAGGGCGTCGTATTGGAGGTAAATGCAGATGGCAGTGAATTTAACGAAAGCGTGATGAATTTGGAGGCCCCTGACGCCGGCGCCGGCGAGGAAGAAGGTGTTGGGGGAGCAGGGAGGCTTCACGGTGGGAGGGAATGTCACGTTCTCCACAGTTACAGAGGTTACGGACGGAAATGCCATTGCCATTGTTATTGAATGTGATGTGAATTTGAGAAACGTTTGGTTCcaaatttaaggagtggagaaTGGAGGTTGGTAATGGTAGGGGGTAGGTACTGGAATTGGAATTGAAAGGTGGCGCCCTCGCCAACGTTCATCCTCACCCAGCAGTCAATGCAATCCTAACCTTTCCAAATGTTAGCTTTCTGTCTTTTTCTTAACTATGTTAGCTTTGTGTGTCATAACTGTtgtgtaaaaacaaaaataataagttttttttaaaaaaaaaaatactattttagcTTTATGATGAAGGATTAATTATGTTTCTatcagcttttaaaatttgttaagttcttatttttattctcaaaataaaaagttgatcAATGTTAGTCTTTAACGTTTCTGTCtctcaatattatttttagtttccacCATTAAATGtcaatattaaattatgaatgattattaattttattattatctaattagGCCAAAAAAATACTTATCTAAACATGTTAAACAATGGTATTAAGTGGATATTTTTACATGTGTTTGCTGATTTGAAATAAATGTGAGtttgattaattataaattaaaaatgtgaaaatgaGTTCGGCAAGGCATGTCGACTTTCCTTGTCCAACCTATCAAAACAATTTGGGTTGGATTTCACATTTCAAGGACTTAGTGAATTACCATTTGTTGGACTCTAGTTAGATTGTTGGGTTGTCATCAATTTATAAAATCCATCCCACCACCATTTTGCAATCCACGTGTTGATTGTTTGGGTGTATTTTTAAAGTaagttgaaatataattttcattttgttatttcatccaatttatatattttctattttaaaataaaaacatttaatttttaaatatttgaaaatcaataattttagtataatatttaattttcatatgttttgttttgatctaattaaattttagatctaatatatttatttaaggttcattaaaaatatttaatta
It includes:
- the CHI1A gene encoding chalcone--flavanone isomerase 1A, producing the protein MATISAVQVEFLEFPAVVTSPASGKTYFLGGAGERGLTIEGKFIKFTGIGVYLEDKAVPSLAAKWKGKTSEELVHTLHFYRDIISGPFEKLIRGSKILPLAGAEYSKKVMENCVAHMKSVGTYGDAEAAAIEKFAEAFKNVNFAPGASVFYRQSPDGILGLSFSEDATIPEKEAAVIENKAVSAAVLETMIGEHAVSPDLKRSLASRLPAVLSHGIIV
- the CHI1B1 gene encoding chalcone--flavanone isomerase 1B-1, which translates into the protein MATPASITNVTVEFLQFPALVTPPGSTKSYFLGGAGVRGLNIQEEFVKFTGIGVYLEDKAVSSLAAKWKGKSAAELLDSLDFYRDIIKGPFEKLIRGSKLRTLDGREYVRKVSENCVAHMQSVGTYSDEEEKAIEEFRNAFKDQNFPPGSTVFYKQSPTGTLGLSFSKDETIPEHEHAVIDNKPLSEAVLETMIGEIPVSPALKESLATRFHQFFKELEANPNIEN
- the CHI2-A gene encoding chalcone--flavanone isomerase 2-A; translation: MAMAFPSVTSVTVENVTFPPTVKPPCSPNTFFLAGAGVRGLQIHHAFVKFTAICIYLQYDALSFLSVKWKTKSTHQLTESDQFFSDIVTGPFEKFMQVTMIKPLTGQQYSEKVAENCVAIWRSLGIYTDSEAEAIDKFLSVFKDLTFPPGSSILFTVSPNGSLTISFSGDETIPEVTSAVIENKLLSEAVLESMIGKNGVSPAAKQSLASRLSHLFKEPGVCDPQSHK